GAGACGCTGaaccggccgccgccgccgccgccgagcAGCCCTCCAGCGGTCGGTGCACCCGTGAGTCTGGGCGTCCTCCGCGGATCGGCGGCGGGCACGGTGGCCGAGCCCATGCAGCCGCGCAGCGAGCGCCCGGCCGGCAGGACGCAAAGCCCTGAGCACGGCAGCCCGGGGCCCGGGCCCGAGGCGCCACCGCCGCCTCCGCCGCAGCCGCCGGCGTGAGTGGGCCGGGGGGCTGGTACCCGGACCGGGTCGGGGCTAAGCGGGgccgggaaggagggagggagggatgcgCGCCGACCCTGGCAGGCTGCCGGGAGGGGGCTGCCGCAGGCTCGAGTTGCCTGGGATGGGTCTAACCTGCCCCCTCCGTTATCCGTACACGCAGCGGACGCGGGGCAGGGCGTCcagaggcggcggcggcgcccgGAAGCTCTGTCCCCTCCCGCAGCCCTCGAATCCTGGTTGCGCTGCTCATAGATTCTGGCGGCTTGTCTGCAgaatggcgggggtggggggaagccgAGGGGCGGGTGGCAGGCGGGACGGGCGGAACCACTCCGGAGGATCAAAAGAGGTTATgcttgctggggttggggggcgcAGGATCCGCTCCAGAGCCGCCTGCTTCCACTGACCAGTTTCACTCCAtgcacttcctgtgtgccagccGGGTCTGTGGACACCAGACTCCGAGGGGGCCCAGGAAGGGTGGCCAGCGATGGGCACAGGAAAGCCCGGTTCTGACAGGGGTGCTTGGGCAGCAAGGAGTATGGTGCTTGGGGCGGGGAGCAGAGGAAGCTGTGAAGGTTCAACACTCCAACCTCGTGGGAGAAGGGGGGAGGCTCCTTGGAAGTGAGGGAGCAGAATGGGGTGAGCAGAGGCCGCAGGTGAGGTCCCTGATGGGGCCAGGTATGGGCCCTGAGGGGACAAGTGGCCCCTGGGTGCCCTGGCCCTGATCTGGCACCCTGACCTGGCACTGCCCATCGCAGCCCTGAGGCCGAGCGTGCGAGGACCCGGCCGGCCCGGCCCACTGGCCCCATGGAGGGTGCCATGCAGCTGCTGAGCCGAGAGGGCCACACTGTGTCCCACAACTCCAAGCGGCATTACCATGACGCCTTCGTGGCCATGAGCCGTATGCGGCAGAGGGGCCTCCTGTGTGACATTGTCCTGCACGTGGCTGCCAAGGAGATCCGGGCACACAAGGTGGTGCTGGCCTCCTGCAGCCCCTACTTCCATGCCATGTTCACAAGCAAGtaccacccccccccctcccgccgtGGGCACTCGGGGGCTCTGCGGGCCTCTGCGGACAGGGCTGGCCTGACCCACTGTCCCCACAGATGAGATGAGCGAGAGCCGCCAGACGCACGTGACGTTGCATGACGTCGATCCTCAGGCCTTGGACCAGCTGGTGCAGTTTGCCTACACAGCCGAGATCGTGGTGGGAGAAGGCAACGTGCAGGTGAGGCTGCCTCGCCCCTCCCGTCCCATCCCCCACCTGTTCTCCCCCCCAGCTCTCCTCTCACCTGTGTCTCTGTCTGCTCCGCCTGCCCCCTCACCCACAGACTCTGCTCCCGGCCGCCAGCCTTCTGCAGCTGAACGGCGTCCGAGACGCCTGCTGCAAGTTCCTGCTGAGTCAGCTCGACCCCTCCAATTGTCTGGGCATCCGGGGCTTCGCCGATACACACTCGTGCAGTGACCTGCTCAAGGCGGCGCACAGGTACGTGCTGCAGCACTTCGTGGACGTGGCCAAGACCGAGGAGTTCATGCTGTTGCCGCTGAAGCAGGTAACGTGCCAGCTGGGGCACAGCCTGGCCCGTGACCCAGTCCCTGGCCCCCTGGCCCCATCACTCGGGCCCTTAAGACCTGGGCACCTGCTCCCTAACCCTATTCCCAGTCTCCGGTCTGCgtcccagccccagcacccaTCCCTTGCCACTTCTTTGTCCCCGTCTTCTGACCCCACCCACCACGCCTTCCCCTTTGGTTCCTGACTACACCCCTGCCTGCAACCCCAGCCCCTGGTTCCACGTCCCCAGGAACGCCAGGGTCCCCAGGAACCAGGTCTGTGGCTCCTGACCCTGCTTGGTCCCTCCTCATAGGAACACTGGGCCCCCCCGTTGGCACCTTCCCAGGCACCATCAGGGCTCTGTGGGCCCCCAAGACCCTCCCCCAGATCTCAGGTCTGAGGGTCCCTACCCCCAGGTGCTGGAACTGGTCTCTAGCGACAGCCTGAACGTGCCTTCAGAGGAGGATGTCTACCGTGCGGTCCTGAGCTGGGTCAAGCATGACGTGGATGCTCGGAGGCAGCACGTCCCACGGGTGAGGCCAGCCCCTCGGCCGACAGTGTCCGTTAGGGGATGCGGTGCCTGTTTGTGCCTGGGGTCCTCCATGTCCAGGGATGCCCCAAGGGTGATGCGGGCTCATGTCTCGAgaagtgcctggcatacaggTGGACAGGTGTCCGAGGGGGCTCTCACTGCCGGGACAAAGTGTGCTCGGGTTCTACCTACTGCCTGACCGCGGTGCCCCCGCACCCCAGCTGATGAAGTGCGTGCGCCTGCCGCTGCTGAGCCGGGACTTCCTGCTGGGCCACGTGGATGCAGAGAGCCTGGTGAGACACCACCCCGACTGTAAGGACCTGCTCATCGAGGCCCTCAAGTTCCACCTGCTGCCGGAGCAGAGAGGCATCCTTGGCACCAGCCGCACTCGGCCCCGACGCTGTGAGGGAGCCGGCCCTGTGCTCTTCGCTGTGGGTATGCCCACCTGTCCTGTCCCTTCATGTCCGCTCCCCTGacgtcccctccctctcccttcacaTCTCTGTCCTGCATCCTCGCTTCATGAGCCCAGCACCAGCCGCCCCCACCCTGTGTTGGTCACATCCTGCACCCACCCTGTGCCCACCCCTCTTTCCACCTGTGGAGGAACTGTGTGGTGTGACCCACTCACAAATCGCCCCCCTTGGCGCCCACAGACCCTCCACCTTGAGCTGTGCCCGAGCCCCCAGCCCActgcctccctgggcccctcATCCTGCCCTAGCACCTCCCCTCCCTAGGTGGCGGGAGCCTGTTCGCCATCCATGGGGACTGTGAAGCTTATGACACGCGCACTGACCGCTGGCACATGGTGGCCTCCATGTCCACACGCCGAGCCCGAGTGGGCGTGGCAGCAGTTGGGAACCGACTGTATGCAGTGGGCGGGTAAGCGTGGAGGCTGCTCTCCGGTCAGAGGCTTGGTGGGAGCCCACTGGGCCAGCCCTGACGGCAGTGGGCTCCTCTTCTAGTTACGACGGGACTTCAGACCTGGCCACTGTGGAGTCGTATGACCCTGTGACCAACACCTGGCAGCCTGAGGTGTCCATGGGCACGAGGCGCAGCTGCCTGGGTGTGGCGGCACTGCATGGGCTCCTGTACGCGGCCGGCGGCTACGATGGGGCCTCCTGCCTCAACAGGTAGCGGCGCAGGTCAGGGTGGGTGACCTCTTGGGATTGGCTCAGCAGCAGGGTGGCAGCATCAGGACTGCAGAGGTCACTCTGAGGGGAGCGAGGACCCTGCCTGACTCCAGTTCCCTAAGCCTCGTCACCTATGCCAGCCACCCGCCCCTCTGTTTCTCTCGGGCTCCTCACCGCCGGCCCAGGGACCCATGCACACACCAGGCCTGCGTCCGATTCCAGGGGGCCGCGGGTCCGTCCCCGTGACGTCCCCGCACGGAGTTTCCATCCTCGTCCGGGGAGGGCAGGCCCCGGTCTGCCGGTGCTCCAGGTCAGCAGTGGCCCTGTCGTCCTCAGTGCCGAGCGCTATGACCCCCTGACCGGGACGTGGACATCCGTCGCTGCCATGAGCACCCGCCGGCGCTATGTTCGTGTGGCCATGCTTGGTGGGTGACGGGGCTTGCTGGCTGCAgtgcccacctctgcctgcccccaccctggagaCCCCCCCCAGCAGGCACACCATAGGCATGTTGACTCCCCGCAGACGGCAACCTGTATGCAGTGGGCGGTTATGACAGTTCGTCCCACCTGGCTACTGTGGAGAAGTACGAGCCCCAGGTGCGAAACACCCCCGTCCCAGGTGTTCCCGAGGGCTGCCTGAGGTCGTCTCTTTGGCCCCCCACATCCCCCAGGGCATCAGCCCTTTAGATccatctcccccgccccccaacatcCCACAGACGCCACCCTGAAGTGGGGGTCTGTGCtgcgggggtggagggaggctggTGGTGGGTCCGCCCCCAGCGGGTCCCCTCGACCACAGGTGAACACGTGGACGCCGGTGGCCTCCATGCTGAGCCGGCGTAGCTCAGCCGGTGTGGCGGTGCTGGAGGGGGCTCTCTACGTGGCCGGAGGCAACGATGGCACCAGCTGCCTCAACTCTGTGGAGAGATACAGCCCCAaggctggggcctgggagagTGTGGCACCCATGAACATCCGAAGGTGAGCTGTGCCACAGCCCAAGGGTGGGGTGTGTCCCTTGTCACCACCACAGCGGTTGGCCCCCAGCAGAGACTGAGCCTGAGCAGATGTATATCGCTACTAGTAAACGGCTAGTGTATCCACTCTTCCTCCCAGGGCCCCTAGTGTAtccactctcccttccctcccagggcCTGTGGCTCCACCCCCAGGAGCTCCTCCCAGGGTCCATGGCTCCAcccctggggagtggggtggggccccCTGGCTCCACCCTGCATTCTcacccacctgccctgcccccaggagcaCCCACGACCTGGTGGCCATGGATGGCTGGCTGTATGCCGTGGGGGGCAACGATGGCAGCTCCAGCCTCAACTCCATCGAGAAGTACAACCCGAGGACCAACAAGTGGGTGGCTGCGTCCTGCATGTTCACACGGCGCAGCAGCGTGGGCGTGGCGGTGCTGGAGCTTCTCAACTTCCCCCCGCCATCATCGCCCACGTTGTCTGTGTCCTCCACCAGCCTCTGACCCGGGGAGCTGCGGCCTCCCACATGCCTTAAGCCCCACTGGGGGCCccagcacctccctgcccccGACCGTGTATCGGGGCTGGGTTCCTTTGCCCGCACCAGGGATGGCCTGCACCGTCTGTCCACGTTTCTGTGTCCAGTCCTCAGTATTCATTTCTGTGTGTGCCGTCTCTagttatctgtttatttattcagtatttattgatCCGTGAGCAGTGCCGCAGCTGCCAGTTCATACGTTTACTCTGGAaggtgtcctgtgtcctgggacCAAGCTGCAGACCCGGGTGCCCTCCTGCCCTGCTGGGGGCACCAGGCAGTGTGGGGGTGGACATTCATTGCCCGTGGGTCAAGGCCAGCTCATACTCTGCAGACCTGGAGGGGCCAAGAGGTGGATGGTAGATGCAGAGCAGctggctgaggggagagggggcggCCTTCTGAGCAGGGCAGACCCCCCCAGCCTTCGCTTTGCACAGCACCCTTGCCTCACCAGGCAAGGCACACTCCCAGGGGGGACACAAAGGGGCTTCCTGCCTGTGGGCGGGGTATCTTTCCTGGCACGCCACAGGTCGCTCCCAGCAATACGAGCCAACTCGAACAATAAACTTGTTTCTTGGGCTCTGGGCCTGAATCTGAGCGTGCATGTCTGCCTTTTGGGGTCCTGTCTGGGGGTGAGGACACAGCTGGGCTGAGGTGCTGTGCTGGCATCTGGGGCCTTGGAGGTGGCACCACCACTTGCAGCTGCGGTAGGACTGTGACGTCCTGGATGAGGACCTGAGTGGCCCCTGATAGTCTGGTGCTTAGAGGACCCTGTGGCCCGTCTTGCCATGAGCTCACCATGATGGTCTCCTCTCTGGACTCTGGTTGAGCCGGTAGGGCCTTGACCATGGCCCTTTGGCAGGGAGTAAGGGATgggccagggaaggagagaagacgGAGGAGGGTCCaggctccccctccccacttctgtGGTGTTGCAAGCTCCCACCTCAGGAGGGAGTGCACACTCCCCTCACAGTCACTGGTGACTCAGGTCGGTGTGGTGCTAGAAACAGGATGTGCGCTCAAGAAGGGTCCCGAGGCCTTCCCGGCTCCAGCCCAGACACCCAGCCTGAATCCTGGCAGGCCGCATGCTCAGGGGCTTGTCCTGTTCTGACCAGAGACTGAGATGGGTGGGAGCCCTTGGCTGAGCCTGtgcgggcggggtgggggggagcgggCCTCACCCCACACCCCCCAGGCTAAGCCTGCTGGTAGGGAAGACCCAGCTCAGAGGGCTGAAAGGCTTGGCCCAGGTAGCGCCCATCCCTCCCAGAGGCTCCGCCCTCGCCCAGCCCTTGGGAACGGGCTGAACGAGGCATGGCCCGCCTCCAGGGGGTGTGGGCAGGAGGTTCAGGACTCGGGACCCAGACCCGTCGACCAGTTTACTGGGTCCAGCCACCCAGCCGCCACTGCTGCCCATGGGGAACAGCCACTGCGTCCCTCAAGCTCCTAGAAGGCTCCGGGCCTCCTTCTCCAGAAAGCCCTCGCTGAAGGGTAGTAGGTGAGAGGCGGGCGTGGCCTCGGCACTGGGTCACAGGGTCACCCTCGACCTTCCTGGAGGGACAGGCTGTGAGCCCCTCTTCCCTTATCCCCAGAGAGGATGGCACAAGGAAGCTGGCTGGCCTGTTTGGCGCCGAGGCCCGAGCAGAGGGGGACACCACCGCCGACACGTTCTTCTACTACATCCCTGGGACGGTGAGCGGCGGGTGTGTCCCAGCCCCGGGCCGGCCTCCCAGGACTGCGGTGGTGTGGTCTGTGTATGGCTGCGAGTGTGTGCCCATGTCTGCTCAGCTCGGGGTCTTGCGGGTCAGCCCgagggtgggggccggggggcaTCAAATCCAGAACAAGGTGAGGAAGTAGGaacagccccgccccaccccaggagTCCCTCCGGCCGAAAGTCTGAGTGGAGAGCGAAACCGGGACAAGCTCTGAGTCAGTGGGTGAGCGAGCAGTGGCGCTGTGGGCGGGGCCTCGGAACCGCCTCGGAGGGGCGCTGCCATGGGCCGTGAGCCCTGGTGTCCGCCTGCCTGATCCAGGACTGGACAGCCAGTGTGTCCAGCCATGTTTGGGTTGGACCAGGCCCACATATCTCTGAGCTGTTGTTGTGTGGGCTTGGACGTCGCGTTCCTAATGTGGATGtgaatcccacccccaccctctctttACTCGGGGGAGGGGACTTGGGTGATCAGTGAGCCCGCTTCTCGCccagtctgggcctcagtttcttccaagGTGTCTCCCAGCGCCCACCACCGCCTCCTCCCTGAGCAACACCCTGTGTCCCTGACCCCAGGGCAGCACAGCAAGGACTGGCCACCAAGCCCCACCGAGCTGAaactacccctcccccacccagctcctctgGAGCTGAGGTCTCTGAAGGGGTTTGGGTCCGGGCTCCGCCCAGCACTGCTAGCCCTGTAggcctgggcttcctgggctcccTGAGGGCAAGTACGGGCTTCAGAAACCGGctcccttggaggcacagggtccTTCCAGGTCCTTCTGTGTGGCCACATCTCAGACCTCAGCTCCTGCTGTCCGGGCCCAGGACACATCATAGGACCCTGGTAGAGTCCCAAGAGATGTGGTGGCCCTCTTTTGCCAGGACTGGTGGCTGGAGAGGGGACTGAGCGTGTTGCACCTCCGGAGATGGGGCCGGGGAGAAGCCAGCTCTCCCCAGGTCCTGCCTGGGCAGCTCTGAGCTGACTCCTCCCCAGGCGACAGGGCCGTCTTCACAGCCCTTCCTGCTCCTCGGCCTACTTTTCACTTTCCCATCCCGGTGTCATTCCCCAAACTGGGTGTGTGTGCAGGAGGCCCCACCCAGAGGCAGGGAGTCTGGGAAGCTTCGAGTCTGTCTGTGCACATTCCTGGGCTTGTCCACGGGGCACAGCGGCTGGTGGGGCAGCCCCTGCAGGTCCTGGAGGGGGCGTGGCTCCTCCACAGCACAGCCCCGTGCCCCAGGTCAGCGCTTAGCCCTGTCTGACCCCAGGCTGGCGATCCAGCCCTGTTCTCTGTGCCCCAGAATTGGCTGCGTGTTTGTGGGCACCAGCAGTCAGGCCCTGAGCACCCAGCACATCCCAGGCCTGTCCTGGCCCCGGCGATACAGCAGTGGGCAAAACAGATGGCAGAAACCCTGTTCTCGGGGTGTCTCTGTCCCTGTGACCAAGCCCTGACCTGACCACCCAGCAAAAGGCAGGATCAGTAAGGCGTGATTGGCACAGGGGCCCGGAGGTGGGGGGTTAGAGGGCACCAGACCGTCGGGGGAGGCACATGAGCCCGCCCTGAATGAGGGGAGAAGATGGCCCAGGCAGGGGGAGCAGCCAACCCCAAGGCCCTGAGCCAGACATGCGCCCGGTACATGGGAAGAGGAGGCAGCCCAGGGGCGGGGAGCAGGTCACAGAGGACCCCTGGGCCGTGGCTGGGCCCCCACTAAGTGACATCAGGGGGTCAGAGGCGCGtactctctccccagccccacacccacagATGTCACATTGGCAGCTCGAAATGGGCCGTGGAGGGGCTGGCAAAGGCTGCAGGCGGTCTCAGCCCTTTTTGGAACCAGGTGTCCAACACTTTCCAGCCGACACCGGAGACTCAGGAGGGTTTTGAGCATCGTCTCCCTCAGACACAAAACCCTGTGGCCAGTGAGCCTTGTGGGGGCTGAGTAAGCAAAGTGAGGACACAGCCTGAATCCAGCCATCACCGTCTCCACCACGGGACCAAACACACACTCCACGACTGGCACTAGCCCGGGGCACAGGCCCCTCCCATGAGCGCCGCTCCCCACAGGACTTCCCGGGCCTGGAGAGCCAGCGAGAACACCCGGACCAGCCACTGCTGAGCGTTTTCAAGAAGGGGCGGCGCAGGGTGCCCGTGAGGAACCTGGGCAAGGTTGTGCACTACGCCAAGGTCCAGCTGAGGTTCCAGCACAGCCAGGTGGGGGCCGGGCCAGGTGGGCACCCGGGGCCCAGCCCGCAGCCTGACCCCCGGCACTCAGACCGTGGCCCTGCTCCCCTAGGACGTCAGTGACTGCTACCTGGAGctctttccttcccacctctACTTCCAGGCCCATGGATCTGAGGGACTCACTTTCCAGGTGAGAGAAGTGGGCAGACAGAGGAGGCTGGCAGGACGGGGAGAAAGCCCCTTGGGAGGTGGTGGCCACCCCCGGGgtgtcccccagccctcccctctcaCTCTGCTCTGGCAGGGGCTGTTACCGCTGGTGGAGCTGAGCATCTGCCCGCTGGAAGGGTCCAGAGAGCATGCCTTCCAGATCACAGGTGTGAGGGGACATGAGTGGTCCCAGCCCCAGGGGGGGCCCGAGGGCTAGGGCTGCCCAGTGACCTTGGCCTGTGGCCAGGTGCCTTGACCATATTCAGGTTCCAGACATTTCCTCCAGTGGGCACAGAGCCATTGccgtgctggggtgggggcagcaggtccTGGACAGCACCCTAGTCTCCTCCCAGCTGTAGCCCTGGGGTCTGTGAGGGTCCTGGGAGGGCCCTCTCCTGTGGGCTGCTAGCCTGGCcttccctgctgctcctcctACAGGCCCACTGCCCGCACCCCTTCTGGTGGTCTGCCCCAGCCCGGCTGCGCTGGGCCTCTGGCTGTACCACCTAGAAAAGCAGATGGCTCTCCTGGGAGGGCCACAGCGCTGCCACTCGGCACCCCCACAGGTCAGTACCGGGAGCCCTGCACCCCTCTCCAAGCCCCCCTACCTACCTGCCCTGACCCCCCTTTCCCAGGGCGCCCCTGAGGACGAGCTCCCCTGGAGTCTGCAGCACAGGCTGACCCAGCTGCGGACGGCGTGGGGGCGCCCAGCGGTGGGCAGTGCCATCTGTGCCTCGAGGGTCAAGTTGCAGCATCTGCCGTCACAGGTGGGAGggtaggggagggtgggggaggtgtggAGGCCACCAGTGGGGGCCAGGCCCTCACTGTATGTGCGCTGAGACCCCACATTGCCCTTGACTACTGACAGGAGCAATGGGACCGCCTCTTGGTCCTGTACCCCACATCCCTGGCCATTTTCTCTGAGGAGGCTGACGGGCTCGGCTTTAAGGTGGGTTCTCCCCACGGTGACCCACCCCAGGGTGGTgccctgtgtgtgggggtgggaaggggcagtGGCTCAGGAGGAACCTGTATTTCGGGGCCAGTTGGGACAGAGCAtcctggccccacccacccagccggCTGCCCTGGTCAGTCTGGTCTCAGCTCTGATGTGGGCAAGAGGGGCCCTGCCTGGGCACCCAAATTGCCCCAAAAGAGCTAGTGGCTTCCTGTTGCTGAGGAACACACACAGGCTGCAGTCCCCCCAGCATCTCCTCCCAGTCTTAGCAGTGAGGGAGGGGACCTCTCCCCGCTaggctgtgtgtctgtctgccaTTGGTTGATGAAGGCCCCAcccagaggcagggggaggggcgtAAAGATGCCCCTGGGGCAGATGGGGAGAACCTGGCTCCCTCGGGGCTAtcagcctgggcctggcctcACCCTGCCTGGTGTCCCCAGCTCCGAAGGGCCATTGGAGTGATGGGCCCAGGCAGAGGCCCCACCCTCCCGTGCTGTCCCTGCAGGGGGAGCTTCCACTCAGTGCCATCCACATCAAcctggaggagaaggggaagcagaTCCGCTCTTTCCTGATCGAAGGTGGGCTgtggccaggcctgggagggagggcacGAGCCGAGTGGGTGCCAGCTCTTCAGTGGGGCCTGGGGACACCTCACGGTGTCTGTGTGCCGTGTGCCAGGCCGCCTCATCAACACCATCCGCGTGCTGTGTGCCAGCTACGAGGACTACAGCCACTGGCTGCTCTGCCTGCAGACCGTCTCCCACAGGGAGGGGGCGCCCCTCCTGCCCGGCCCTGAGAGCCCCCCGGGGCTGTGGGCACCCACCCAGGTGAGGGGTCAGCAGGCCCTGGGCATGATGGAAACCAGGGCAGAGGGTGTGGCTGGGTGTGGGTCAGTGAGGAGAGGGCCTGCCCTGCGGCTcaccgcccccccctcccccgccacgcCAGGTCCTGGGTGGTGGTCGAGGCTCACTCTCTTCAGATGGACAGACCAGCTGGGACTCAGGGTGCCCAGCACCCCCCTCCACCCGTAACAGCCACTCCCTCCCCGAGTGCTCAGCACCGTCCACAGCTGGCTGCCCCGCCCAGCTTGTGCCTGTGAgtacctggggtggggaggaggcgcAGTAGGGGGCATGAGGCAAGTTTGTGTTGGGGAGTCTGGGTCCCCGTGGTATCTCATTCATCACGGGAGGCTAGCTCCTCAGGGGTTGTGTGGGAGAGGGCCCCGAGAATCTTCTGGAAGGTTCTGTTTCCCATAGGACCAGGCCAACCTTGGCTGTACCAGCATCAGTGGGCAGAAGGCAGAGCTGAGACGGGGTGGCAGCAGTCGGTTACCGAGAAGTAAGGCCAGGGGTGAGGGGCCCAGCTCAGCCTCCCCGCTACACCTGGACCTGACCAAGGTGGGCCCAGCCTTCAACCCCAGCTCCGGGCCTggctctccctctgtcctccGCCTCCCTGTACTGTCTCTCTGGCCCAAGAGGTCCTGGAGCCACCCGGAAGCCTCtcgaggaagaggaggagggaagaccTGGGTGTGTCCAGCTCCAGGAGGCCCATTTCTTCCACCTCTTGCCTACAGGTGGCCAGGCTCAGCCTGGAGGGTGACCCAGAGGCCCCAGACCACTCACTAGAGACGCCGCACTCCCCTCTGTACGCCGACCCCTACACAccacctgccacctcccaccACAAAATCAGAGACatccggggcctggatgaggtcaGTTCTCTGCTGGTGATAGAACGGGCTGGAGGTGCCACAGCCTGCTGTTTGGGGTCGGGTGCTGCTGCCCTAGGGCCTGGGTTGCCACCACCTGAGGGTCAGAGGAAGCCTGAGGTCTGCTGGGGCCATGAGAGGCTGCAGGGGCTTGTGGGCAGGGGTCCCAAGTCACCAATGCTGTGCCGGCAGTTCCTCACCGCGATGAAGAGCTCCCGTGGACCCGAGCCCTCAAGCCTGTTCCCCTCCGTCCCTGTGTCCGTGCCGGTTTCCGACCCCAGATCTGCAGCCTCCGGTCCCCACTTGCTCTCCAGGAAGGGAGCCCTGCAGGGCCGAGCCTCTCAACGGCACCGGGGCTCCAAGGGCCGCGAGCCCCGGCCCCCCGACTCCCCCCAGCTTGTGAGTAGCAGCCCCCA
This DNA window, taken from Desmodus rotundus isolate HL8 chromosome 3, HLdesRot8A.1, whole genome shotgun sequence, encodes the following:
- the PLEKHN1 gene encoding pleckstrin homology domain-containing family N member 1 isoform X2 is translated as MGNSHCVPQAPRRLRASFSRKPSLKGSREDGTRKLAGLFGAEARAEGDTTADTFFYYIPGTDFPGLESQREHPDQPLLSVFKKGRRRVPVRNLGKVVHYAKVQLRFQHSQDVSDCYLELFPSHLYFQAHGSEGLTFQGLLPLVELSICPLEGSREHAFQITGPLPAPLLVVCPSPAALGLWLYHLEKQMALLGGPQRCHSAPPQGAPEDELPWSLQHRLTQLRTAWGRPAVGSAICASRVKLQHLPSQEQWDRLLVLYPTSLAIFSEEADGLGFKGELPLSAIHINLEEKGKQIRSFLIEGRLINTIRVLCASYEDYSHWLLCLQTVSHREGAPLLPGPESPPGLWAPTQVLGGGRGSLSSDGQTSWDSGCPAPPSTRNSHSLPECSAPSTAGCPAQLVPDQANLGCTSISGQKAELRRGGSSRLPRSKARGEGPSSASPLHLDLTKVARLSLEGDPEAPDHSLETPHSPLYADPYTPPATSHHKIRDIRGLDEFLTAMKSSRGPEPSSLFPSVPVSVPVSDPRSAASGPHLLSRKGALQGRASQRHRGSKGREPRPPDSPQLVAPPGEVSPKPLLHPPDGKPPSSYDNVWDKALCPPHQQRPCGVTEAEGGLPQWI
- the PLEKHN1 gene encoding pleckstrin homology domain-containing family N member 1 isoform X1 → MGNSHCVPQAPRRLRASFSRKPSLKGSREDGTRKLAGLFGAEARAEGDTTADTFFYYIPGTDFPGLESQREHPDQPLLSVFKKGRRRVPVRNLGKVVHYAKVQLRFQHSQDVSDCYLELFPSHLYFQAHGSEGLTFQGLLPLVELSICPLEGSREHAFQITGPLPAPLLVVCPSPAALGLWLYHLEKQMALLGGPQRCHSAPPQVSTGSPAPLSKPPYLPALTPLSQGAPEDELPWSLQHRLTQLRTAWGRPAVGSAICASRVKLQHLPSQEQWDRLLVLYPTSLAIFSEEADGLGFKGELPLSAIHINLEEKGKQIRSFLIEGRLINTIRVLCASYEDYSHWLLCLQTVSHREGAPLLPGPESPPGLWAPTQVLGGGRGSLSSDGQTSWDSGCPAPPSTRNSHSLPECSAPSTAGCPAQLVPDQANLGCTSISGQKAELRRGGSSRLPRSKARGEGPSSASPLHLDLTKVARLSLEGDPEAPDHSLETPHSPLYADPYTPPATSHHKIRDIRGLDEFLTAMKSSRGPEPSSLFPSVPVSVPVSDPRSAASGPHLLSRKGALQGRASQRHRGSKGREPRPPDSPQLVAPPGEVSPKPLLHPPDGKPPSSYDNVWDKALCPPHQQRPCGVTEAEGGLPQWI